The genomic segment AAGTAATCTCTCGCTCCCGTAAGAGCATCAAAAGGTGGAAAATTAGATCTGCCGCCTCCTGGACGGTTTCTTCATCATGACCCTGTAGTGCTGCTACAACCGTCTCGCCAGCCTCCTCGATCACCTTTTGAGCTACATAACCGATCCCACGACTATGCATATTAACCACATAAGATCCTTCAGGTTCCTTCTGAATCCGATCAGCAATGGTCTCTTCGAGAGACAAGATGATCTCGCCAACCGAAGGGACAGCATTACCAGCTACCGTCCGATAAAAACATGTACGTTGTCCGGTATGGCAAGCTGGTCCGGCTGGGTCAACTCGATACAGTAGGGTATCAGCATCGCAGTCGTATCGCACCTCTATGACCTGCTGTAAAGAACCGCTCGTAGCACCTTTTCGCCATATCTCCTGACGAGTTCGACTCCAAAAATGGGCCTCCCCAGTTTCAAGGGTCAGCTCAATCGCCTCATAATTTGCGTAGGCAAGAGTCAATACCTGCCCACTGATACCGTGCTGAACCACCACCGGAACTAGACCACTAGCATCGAATTGTATGTCAGGTAACTTCATAACGACCTAGTGTACTCAACAAACTGTCCTTAGGTACGTTATAAAACTTATTTTAATCCCATAATTAAACAAGCCTAAATCCCT from the Trueperaceae bacterium genome contains:
- a CDS encoding bifunctional phosphoribosyl-AMP cyclohydrolase/phosphoribosyl-ATP pyrophosphatase, with amino-acid sequence MKLPDIQFDASGLVPVVVQHGISGQVLTLAYANYEAIELTLETGEAHFWSRTRQEIWRKGATSGSLQQVIEVRYDCDADTLLYRVDPAGPACHTGQRTCFYRTVAGNAVPSVGEIILSLEETIADRIQKEPEGSYVVNMHSRGIGYVAQKVIEEAGETVVAALQGHDEETVQEAADLIFHLLMLLREREITFQQVVTELAKRDEK